In Aedes albopictus strain Foshan chromosome 3, AalbF5, whole genome shotgun sequence, the following are encoded in one genomic region:
- the LOC109403431 gene encoding uncharacterized protein LOC109403431 — protein MSRLIVIGALLLLSGGIQADSLAPVNDEFHRPTTQRPGNSTTPSPIPTRNRCKGQPNDTLFPSINDCAYFVTCQNGLEVELECRPEGTLFDHVRQVCDHPEYVECYEHDRCSVEEDGRIIPSETCSNFIICRNGLKSEEITCVPAGTLFDYQRGVCDHPSNVVCWGSSSPNLCIGKPDGALVPSVECSNFFVCKNEEHDEEITCVPEGTVFDYQREVCDFPENVVCWTPGSGTTPGPDVTTVAPTRPPHPGDLPPGICRGVVIDAMPHPRDCTKFIVCVLGQPTVNQCPPGHIFYPQFRVCGYGNTETCQFDPRWVEEHLQKHDLVEE, from the exons atgagCCGCTTGATTGTAATTGGGGCATTGCTCCTTCTGAGTGGAGGCATCCAAGCGGATTCGCTCGCTCCTGTGAATGACGAGTTCCATCGTCCGACAACGCAAAGGCCAGGCAACTCGACGACGCCTTCGCCTATCCCAACTCGTAATCGGTGCAAAGGACAGCCAAATGATACTTTGTTTCCATCTATAAACGACTGTGCATACTTTGTAACGTGTCAAAATGGTTTGGAAGTAGAACTCGAATGCAGACCTGAAGGAACCCTGTTTGATCATGTACGCCAAGTTTGTGATCACCCGGAATATGTCGAATGCTATGAACATGATCGGTGCTCCGTTGAAGAGGACGGAAGAATCATCCCGTCGGAGACGTGCTCAAATTTCATCATCTGCCGAAATGGATTGAAAAGTGAAGAAATCACTTGTGTTCCCGCTGGAACCTTGTTCGACTATCAACGTGGTGTTTGTGATCATCCTTCAAACGTCGTATGTTGGGGTTCATCCAGTCCAAACTTGTGCATAGGAAAACCGGATGGAGCTTTGGTGCCGTCTGTTGAATGTTCAAACTTCTTCGTGTGTAAGAACGAGGAACACGACGAAGAAATTACCTGCGTCCCTGAAGGGACAGTATTCGACTATCAACGAGAAGTTTGTGATTTTCCGGAAAACGTCGTGTGCTGGACTCCGGGTAGTGGAACTACTCCTGGACCGGATGTTAc cactgtAGCGCCCACGAGACCACCTCATCCGGGAGATCTTCCGCCAGGCATTTGCCGAGGAGTTGTTATCGATGCCATGCCACATCCCAGGGATTGCACTAAATTTATCGTCTGTGTTCTTGGTCAACCCACGGTAAATCAGTGTCCCCCAGGGCACATCTTTTATCCTCAGTTTAGAGTGTGTGGATACGGAAATACTGAAACTTGTCAGTTCGATCCACGATGGGTCGAGGAACATCTTCAAAAACACGATCTAGTTGAAGAATAG